A stretch of the Planctomycetota bacterium genome encodes the following:
- a CDS encoding phosphoribosylformylglycinamidine synthase subunit PurS, translating into MSTHRFEVAPAAVAGDPRAERLVREAARLGYTLRRVRTAKVYLLEGELSEDQRLAIGEGLLVHPVTERLEDGAAPEGGVTLEVHPLPGVMDPAAQSVREAVAELLGVDVGVSTGMRYDLEGVDAEAGRAIADRLLYNPVVHGLHAGRFHPESLPRGTPYELRPVSVELRGLDDAGLERLSREGHLFLSLGEMRAIQRRYESLGREPTDIELETLAQTWSEHCVHKTLKSDYRYAGPADDTIDWSNRPGVTRNADGSVTIENLLKNTVAAATYELIEGGLDWTLSVFHDNSGVIAFDADYGVCVKVETHNHPSAIEPYGGAATGIGGCIRDIIGTGLAAKPIANTDVFCVAPPDLSDVPPGCIHPRRTLQEVVRGVRDYGNRMGIPTLNGAVDFDERYVGNPLVFAGCVGLIPRDKVDGKPKPGDRIIALGGRTGRDGIHGATFSSAELTDTHADEFSHAVQIGNPIEEKKVLDAILRARDAGSTPLFSAITDCGAGGFSSAIGEMGEELGAEVHLDRAPLKYAGLSYTEIWISEAQERMVLSVPEDSVAALQQICDEEGVELADLGRFGTLDRELVLRYDGHEVGRLPMDFVHGGIPRETLEASWHPAQAALPSIEVMPAQAPSGEGGIRETLLALLAHPSVASKHWLIRQYDHEVQGNTVLKPLVGPPAGDGASRGPGDAAVIEPVPGSGRGLAIACGLQTRVGDPARGGDPYQMALAAIDECVRNLVCVGANPGRIAILDNFCWPGVKDADSLGNLVRAAVGCYDGAKAYRTPFVSGKDSLNNQFRLDDGTVIRIPPTLLITGVGIVDDITTCVTMDAKRAGNEIVLVDASEAWTERGPAAADAVARAIRAGQVRSAHDVSDGGVLCALAEMLIAGSTPRAPIGARVESLDDPFGEAQARYLLEIEPGVDVAPHLGDVPHRRIAALDGMGVLGVGGVTIPVEDLAAAWRGTLDW; encoded by the coding sequence GTGAGCACCCACCGATTCGAAGTCGCTCCCGCCGCGGTCGCCGGCGATCCGCGGGCCGAACGCCTGGTCCGGGAAGCCGCCCGGCTGGGCTACACGCTGCGCCGCGTCCGGACCGCGAAGGTCTACCTCTTAGAGGGCGAGCTGTCCGAGGACCAGCGGCTCGCCATCGGCGAGGGCCTGCTCGTCCACCCCGTGACCGAGCGGCTGGAAGACGGCGCGGCGCCGGAGGGCGGCGTCACGCTGGAGGTCCACCCGCTCCCGGGCGTCATGGATCCGGCGGCCCAGTCCGTCCGAGAAGCCGTGGCCGAGCTCCTGGGCGTCGACGTCGGGGTGTCCACCGGGATGCGCTACGACCTGGAGGGCGTCGATGCCGAGGCCGGCCGCGCCATCGCCGACAGGCTGCTCTACAACCCGGTGGTGCACGGGCTGCACGCCGGGCGGTTCCACCCCGAGAGCCTGCCGCGCGGCACCCCCTACGAGCTGCGGCCCGTCAGCGTCGAGCTGCGCGGCCTGGATGACGCCGGCCTCGAACGCCTCAGCCGCGAGGGCCACCTCTTCCTGAGCCTGGGCGAGATGCGCGCCATCCAGCGCCGCTACGAGTCGCTCGGCCGCGAGCCCACGGACATCGAGCTCGAGACGCTCGCCCAGACGTGGTCCGAGCACTGCGTGCACAAGACGCTCAAGAGCGACTACCGCTACGCCGGGCCCGCGGACGACACGATCGACTGGTCGAACCGCCCCGGCGTGACCCGGAACGCCGACGGCAGCGTCACCATCGAGAACCTGCTCAAGAACACCGTCGCCGCCGCCACCTACGAGCTGATCGAGGGCGGCCTGGATTGGACGCTCTCGGTCTTCCACGACAACTCGGGCGTCATCGCCTTCGACGCCGACTACGGCGTGTGCGTCAAGGTCGAGACGCACAACCACCCCAGCGCCATCGAGCCCTACGGCGGGGCGGCGACCGGCATCGGCGGGTGCATCCGCGACATCATCGGCACCGGGCTGGCCGCCAAGCCCATCGCGAACACGGACGTGTTCTGCGTGGCCCCGCCGGATCTGTCCGACGTGCCTCCCGGCTGCATCCACCCGAGGCGCACGCTCCAGGAAGTCGTCCGCGGCGTCCGCGACTACGGCAACCGCATGGGCATCCCCACGCTGAACGGCGCGGTGGACTTCGACGAGCGCTACGTCGGCAACCCGCTGGTCTTCGCCGGCTGCGTCGGCCTCATCCCACGCGATAAGGTCGACGGAAAGCCCAAGCCCGGCGACCGCATCATCGCGCTCGGCGGGCGCACCGGCCGCGATGGCATCCACGGCGCGACGTTCTCGAGCGCCGAGCTGACCGATACGCACGCCGACGAGTTCAGCCACGCCGTCCAGATCGGCAACCCCATCGAGGAGAAGAAGGTCCTCGATGCGATCCTGCGGGCCCGCGATGCTGGCAGCACGCCGCTGTTCAGCGCCATCACCGATTGCGGCGCCGGCGGATTTAGCAGCGCGATCGGCGAGATGGGCGAGGAGCTCGGGGCCGAGGTCCACCTCGACCGAGCGCCACTCAAGTACGCCGGCCTGAGCTACACCGAGATCTGGATCAGCGAGGCCCAGGAGCGGATGGTGCTCTCGGTGCCCGAGGACAGCGTGGCGGCGCTCCAGCAGATCTGCGACGAGGAGGGCGTCGAGCTAGCCGACCTGGGCCGCTTCGGCACGCTCGACCGCGAATTGGTGCTGCGCTACGACGGCCACGAGGTCGGGCGGCTGCCCATGGACTTCGTGCACGGCGGCATCCCCCGCGAGACGCTCGAGGCCAGCTGGCATCCGGCGCAGGCCGCGTTGCCTTCGATCGAGGTCATGCCGGCTCAGGCTCCTTCGGGCGAGGGCGGCATCCGTGAGACGCTGCTCGCGCTGCTGGCGCACCCGTCCGTTGCCAGCAAGCACTGGCTCATCCGCCAGTACGACCACGAGGTGCAGGGCAACACGGTGCTCAAGCCGCTGGTCGGGCCGCCCGCGGGCGACGGTGCCAGCCGCGGGCCGGGCGATGCCGCGGTGATCGAACCGGTGCCGGGCTCGGGCAGGGGCCTCGCCATCGCCTGCGGCCTGCAGACCCGCGTGGGCGATCCCGCCCGCGGAGGCGACCCCTACCAGATGGCCCTCGCCGCCATCGACGAGTGCGTCCGCAATCTTGTCTGCGTGGGCGCGAACCCCGGCCGCATCGCCATCCTCGACAACTTCTGCTGGCCGGGCGTGAAGGACGCCGACAGCCTGGGCAACCTCGTGCGGGCGGCCGTCGGCTGCTACGACGGCGCGAAGGCCTACCGCACGCCGTTCGTCAGCGGCAAGGACTCGCTCAACAACCAGTTCCGCCTGGACGATGGCACGGTCATCCGCATCCCGCCGACGCTGCTGATCACGGGCGTGGGCATCGTGGACGATATCACGACGTGCGTGACGATGGACGCGAAGCGGGCGGGGAACGAGATCGTGCTGGTCGATGCGTCCGAAGCATGGACCGAGCGCGGACCGGCGGCCGCGGATGCGGTTGCTCGGGCGATCCGTGCCGGCCAGGTGCGTTCGGCGCACGACGTGAGCGACGGCGGCGTGCTGTGCGCACTCGCCGAGATGCTGATCGCCGGGAGCACGCCCAGAGCACCGATCGGCGCTCGCGTCGAATCTCTCGACGACCCCTTCGGTGAGGCTCAAGCGCGTTACCTGCTCGAGATCGAACCGGGCGTAGATGTCGCACCCCATCTCGGGGACGTGCCCCATCGGCGGATTGCAGCCCTGGATGGAATGGGAGTGCTCGGCGTCGGGGGCGTCACGATCCCCGTCGAAGACCTCG